Proteins co-encoded in one Alphaproteobacteria bacterium GM7ARS4 genomic window:
- the raiA gene encoding ribosome-associated translation inhibitor RaiA produces the protein MDVCRYFFSWILEDARGFHITITGKQMDVGESLRRYTQEHMEHMASKYFDHPIEGTVHFYHERNRFGCEMSIHVGQHIHCESHAESHDPYRSARQSLDRIEKQLRRSKRKLRDHHQKERVAFRWREAFSPLFSWRKKKRL, from the coding sequence ATGGATGTTTGTCGATATTTTTTTTCATGGATTCTTGAAGATGCCCGTGGTTTTCATATTACGATCACAGGAAAGCAGATGGATGTGGGAGAGAGTTTACGCCGCTATACCCAAGAGCATATGGAACATATGGCGTCTAAGTATTTTGACCATCCCATTGAGGGCACAGTGCATTTCTATCACGAGCGCAATCGCTTTGGCTGTGAGATGTCCATCCATGTGGGACAGCATATCCATTGTGAGAGTCATGCCGAATCGCATGACCCTTATCGTTCAGCGCGTCAATCTTTAGACCGTATCGAGAAGCAGTTACGCCGTTCTAAAAGAAAATTGCGCGACCACCATCAGAAAGAGCGTGTTGCCTTTCGCTGGCGGGAGGCGTTCTCTCCCCTGTTCAGCTGGCGCAAGAAAAAAAGGCTCTAG